One genomic window of Cannabis sativa cultivar Pink pepper isolate KNU-18-1 chromosome 2, ASM2916894v1, whole genome shotgun sequence includes the following:
- the LOC133035207 gene encoding uncharacterized protein LOC133035207, translated as MIHLMVHLVREAKLCGPVWARWMYPFERNMKVLKGYVRNHNRPEACMVECYISEEAVEFCTEYIAGVDAIGLSKPRNHSNGVDRGLRGKGSMVTVSRLELDQAHLLVLENNPEVQPYITDHLELLQSMIPTKVKNKQRWVLEEHRKTFIGWLKNTILAIDHGVSKELEYISFGPDTQVVKHHAYIVGGKRFHTKERDDARTVQNTGVSIVAEAMHFASTKDRNPAELEM; from the exons ATGATACATTTGATGGTCCATCTAGTAAGAGAAGCGAAGTTGTGTGGGCCAGTTTGggcgagatggatgtatccatttgaaCGAAATATGAAGGTATTGAAAGGTTACGTGCGTAATCACAATCGGCCTGAAGCTTGTATGGTTGAGTGTTATATATCAGAGGAGGCAGTGGAATTTTGCACGGAGTACATAGCAGGAGTTGATGCAATCGGACTTAGCAAGCCACGAAATCATTCAAACGGGGTTGATAGAGGATTACGAGGGAAAGGATCAATGGTGACTGTATCTAGATTGGAATTGGATCAAGCTCATTTGCTTGTGCTTGAGAATAACCCTGAAGTCCAACCATATATAAC TGATCACTTGGAATTATTACAATCAATGATTCCAACTAAGGTCAAGAATAAACAGAGATGGGTACTAGAGGAGCATCGTAAAACATTTATTGGATGGTTAAAGAATACCATTCTAGCTATTGATCATGGTGTGTCGAAAGAGTTAGAATACATATCGTTTGGACCGGATACTCAAGTAGTAAAGCATCATGCTTACATTGTGGGGGGGAAAAGATTTCATACAAAGGAAAGAGATGATGCTCGAACGGTTCAAAATACTGGAGTAAGTATTGTTGCAGAAGCAATGCATTTTGCATCAACAAAGGACAGAAACCCG GCGGAGTTAGAAATGTGA